The Shewanella japonica genome has a window encoding:
- the gmhB gene encoding D-glycero-beta-D-manno-heptose 1,7-bisphosphate 7-phosphatase — protein sequence MNKAVFLDRDGVINIDKGYVHLVDDFEYIEGVFEACLAFKKMGYKIVVVTNQSGIARGMYSEDDFHHLTEWMDWNFADKGVELDGIYYCPHHPEKGLGEYKQDCDCRKPKPGMMLDAAKFLKIDMANSIMVGDKADDMRAAKAAGINTAILVRSGKVVDEAGIELADGVVDSIADVPAFLKS from the coding sequence GTGAATAAAGCCGTGTTCTTAGATCGTGACGGAGTCATTAATATTGATAAAGGTTATGTACACCTTGTTGATGACTTTGAATATATCGAAGGCGTATTTGAAGCCTGCCTGGCATTCAAGAAAATGGGTTATAAAATCGTGGTGGTGACTAATCAGTCTGGTATTGCTCGTGGAATGTACTCAGAGGATGACTTTCACCATTTAACCGAATGGATGGATTGGAACTTTGCAGATAAAGGTGTTGAATTAGATGGCATCTACTATTGTCCGCATCATCCAGAAAAAGGACTCGGGGAATATAAGCAAGATTGTGATTGCCGAAAACCTAAACCGGGAATGATGCTTGATGCAGCAAAGTTTTTAAAAATTGATATGGCTAATTCAATTATGGTGGGTGATAAAGCTGATGATATGAGAGCTGCAAAAGCAGCGGGCATTAACACAGCTATATTAGTGAGAAGTGGTAAAGTCGTTGATGAAGCGGGTATTGAGCTTGCCGATGGAGTAGTAGACAGCATTGCCGATGTACCAGCTTTCTTAAAGTCGTAA
- a CDS encoding GntR family transcriptional regulator, which yields MSQITPIIHKTRTQAVVEVLRERILSGFIKAGEPLRQSAIAEQLNVSRIPVREALVQLEAEGLVKFEAHKGATATELSVEQVTELFELRAMIETDLLAKAIPNLQDENFEQADQVLSQLETALKEKDSVATWSELNTQFHTCLYEAANKPHTLEVVHGLNNSCDRYIRLQLLLTGGIPTAEREHRELFELCKNKDIDKATQLLRQHILGAAKAIKKLVIQQID from the coding sequence ATGAGTCAAATAACACCAATAATTCATAAAACACGAACTCAAGCAGTGGTAGAAGTCTTGCGTGAGCGCATATTATCCGGCTTTATCAAAGCAGGTGAGCCACTTAGACAATCAGCTATAGCTGAGCAGCTTAATGTTAGTCGAATTCCTGTGCGAGAAGCGCTTGTTCAACTAGAAGCTGAAGGATTAGTTAAATTCGAAGCACACAAAGGTGCAACAGCCACTGAACTTTCTGTTGAACAAGTCACAGAATTATTTGAATTAAGGGCTATGATTGAAACAGATCTTCTCGCAAAAGCCATTCCCAACTTGCAAGATGAAAATTTCGAACAAGCTGATCAAGTGCTGTCTCAATTAGAGACTGCATTAAAGGAAAAAGACTCTGTGGCCACATGGAGCGAACTCAATACTCAGTTTCATACCTGTTTATACGAAGCCGCTAACAAACCGCATACACTTGAAGTCGTTCATGGACTGAACAATAGCTGCGATCGCTATATACGCTTACAGCTATTATTAACAGGCGGAATTCCAACAGCAGAACGCGAGCATCGCGAACTGTTTGAGTTGTGCAAAAACAAAGATATCGATAAAGCGACCCAACTTTTACGCCAGCACATTTTAGGTGCAGCAAAGGCAATTAAGAAGCTAGTGATTCAACAAATAGACTAA
- a CDS encoding ketoacyl-ACP synthase III encodes MQYAHITGWGKCVPPAKLTNDDLATFMDTSDEWIKTRTGISERHISHVNTSELATVAAKNALAAAGIDGSELDLIILATASPDTLIPNIASTVQANVGATCGAFDINAACSGFLYALGMGSSMIKSGQNKKVLVIGAERLSFYLDWSRRETAVLFGDGAGAVVIEASNEPGGVLGYELNNDPAARDILSSGFGTQMDRFDSASLDFFINLNGQEVFKRAIHGMGGLSTKVLANCDMTKEDVDLVIPHQANERIIDTLISRMKIPKDKAFVNIAKYGNTSAATIPIAICDALEQGRINSGQTILSCAFGAGLTSAALLLKWGERTTPINAPTAELPPCEVSALELIKPAVEFFTKR; translated from the coding sequence ATGCAGTATGCTCATATTACCGGTTGGGGAAAATGCGTCCCACCAGCAAAACTGACTAATGACGACTTAGCCACCTTCATGGATACTTCTGATGAGTGGATTAAGACACGTACTGGGATCAGCGAACGACATATTTCTCACGTTAACACATCTGAGTTAGCGACTGTTGCAGCGAAAAATGCACTCGCTGCTGCAGGTATTGACGGTAGTGAACTGGATTTAATCATACTTGCAACAGCAAGCCCAGACACCTTGATTCCTAATATTGCTTCTACTGTTCAAGCTAATGTAGGGGCAACATGCGGCGCTTTTGATATTAACGCTGCTTGTAGTGGTTTCTTATATGCCCTTGGTATGGGCAGCTCTATGATAAAAAGTGGCCAGAACAAGAAAGTGCTTGTTATTGGCGCAGAGCGATTATCTTTTTATCTAGATTGGTCACGACGTGAAACCGCCGTATTATTTGGCGATGGTGCAGGCGCTGTTGTTATTGAAGCTAGTAATGAACCAGGTGGTGTTTTAGGTTACGAGCTTAATAATGATCCAGCTGCACGTGATATCTTATCATCAGGGTTCGGCACCCAGATGGACCGATTTGATTCTGCATCTCTGGATTTCTTTATTAACCTAAACGGACAAGAAGTCTTTAAACGCGCGATTCATGGTATGGGTGGGTTAAGCACTAAGGTCTTAGCTAATTGCGACATGACCAAAGAAGATGTTGATTTAGTCATTCCACATCAAGCAAACGAGCGTATTATTGATACTTTAATTAGTCGAATGAAGATCCCTAAAGATAAAGCCTTCGTCAACATTGCGAAATACGGCAACACGTCTGCAGCGACTATTCCTATTGCGATTTGTGATGCATTAGAACAAGGCCGCATTAATTCAGGACAAACTATTTTATCATGTGCATTTGGCGCAGGATTAACATCAGCGGCTCTATTATTAAAATGGGGTGAGCGAACAACTCCGATTAATGCACCTACTGCGGAGCTGCCTCCGTGTGAAGTTTCAGCACTTGAATTAATTAAACCTGCAGTAGAGTTTTTTACTAAGCGTTAA
- a CDS encoding exonuclease domain-containing protein, protein MNELWLKARLHYEMFGHKDKLYDYQKAYFNVINKPLSTSRLMAVDLEMTGLDPLKDEIISIGIVPIELDTIPCSIPLTKAQQCMVNIDGSVGQSATVHGIVDQHVSEGASLIDAMEWFIDRTQGHILVAHHAPMDISFIQSHLAKVYNRQIRLPFIDTLATEKQRLLRQHDVLKEGSLRLDACRQRYGLPTYSGHAALVDAIACAELFIAQVNSIGDSQKLAVSEFISI, encoded by the coding sequence GTGAATGAACTCTGGCTTAAAGCACGTTTACATTATGAAATGTTTGGCCATAAAGATAAGCTTTATGACTATCAAAAAGCGTATTTCAATGTGATAAACAAACCACTTTCCACATCGAGATTGATGGCCGTTGATCTCGAAATGACGGGGCTTGACCCGTTAAAAGATGAAATAATCAGTATCGGCATTGTGCCTATTGAATTAGATACAATCCCATGTTCAATCCCTTTAACAAAAGCTCAGCAGTGCATGGTTAATATTGATGGGAGTGTAGGGCAAAGTGCAACAGTACATGGCATTGTCGATCAGCATGTGTCTGAAGGAGCCTCGCTAATTGATGCGATGGAATGGTTTATTGACCGTACTCAGGGACATATTCTGGTAGCTCATCATGCACCAATGGACATTAGCTTTATACAATCTCATTTGGCTAAAGTGTATAACAGGCAAATTCGGTTACCCTTTATCGATACTTTAGCGACTGAAAAACAGCGGCTACTTCGTCAGCATGATGTATTAAAAGAGGGAAGCTTACGTTTAGATGCTTGCAGGCAGCGATATGGTTTACCTACCTATTCAGGTCATGCAGCATTGGTTGACGCAATTGCGTGTGCAGAGCTTTTTATTGCTCAAGTGAATTCCATTGGTGATAGTCAAAAACTTGCCGTATCGGAGTTCATATCAATTTAA